The Sphingopyxis fribergensis genome contains a region encoding:
- a CDS encoding ExbD/TolR family protein — MGMQVGGGKKPYNEINITPFVDVVLVLLIIFILMTTAAVQGIKVDLPSASSAKTLEAQKSRVIAVSNDGTVSIDAIPVSMAELESQLRSSIATTPDLAVILRGDRAVQYDKVMQVLDLCSKVGVPSLGMASTRPPSAN, encoded by the coding sequence ATGGGCATGCAGGTAGGTGGCGGCAAGAAGCCGTATAACGAGATCAACATCACCCCGTTCGTCGACGTGGTGCTGGTGCTCCTCATCATCTTCATCCTGATGACGACGGCGGCTGTTCAGGGGATCAAGGTGGACCTGCCGTCCGCCTCCTCGGCCAAGACGCTCGAGGCGCAGAAGAGCCGGGTCATCGCGGTATCGAACGACGGGACCGTGTCGATCGACGCCATCCCCGTCTCTATGGCCGAACTGGAGAGCCAGCTGCGGTCTTCGATCGCGACGACACCGGACCTGGCGGTGATCCTGCGCGGCGACCGGGCGGTTCAGTACGACAAGGTCATGCAGGTCCTCGACCTTTGCTCGAAGGTCGGCGTCCCCAGCCTTGGCATGGCGTCCACGCGCCCGCCGAGCGCGAACTGA
- a CDS encoding DUF2341 domain-containing protein → MSVIARLKKGAVAGGIALAATVAFAAPAHAWWEADYSYRTRINLNVDAAGITGEVTRAPVLVRLHSGNFSFKDVKADGSDLRFVAGDDRTPLKFHIERWSPQDEQALVWVDVQGLQPGQTSAIYAYYGNESAAAAQDAAGTFSTDYRLVYHFDNEGAPRDATANDAHATGGEARNAGGLIGSSLILDGASPVTLPASAFASGPLSISFWVKPSGDGAIFSLPGAVSLVAEGGQLFIDANGTRSNGGALAADSWANVALVNDGAKSTLYINGQPAGELAGALPAATGAAVIGQGFTGEIDEFRVAGVALPQSLFQLAAASEGQASRLVTTDTPQQVETGGGHNHFGILFSALTLDAWIVIIICAFMLAIAIAIMITKGLLISRVRSANEAFIGAYSQISRRAGDHDGLPAFDPGNAAADSTLGRLYNIGRRELTERLREGKATGSRFAIRAQSIAAIRSALDAGRVRESQKLNSKLVLLTIAISGGPFIGLLGTVLGVMITFASVAAAGEVNINAIAPGIAAALLATVAGLAVAIPALFGYNYLLSRIEELTADHDIFVDELEKRIAETWQDVGPAGGPAGQDTPAPGPVPAKAA, encoded by the coding sequence ATGTCTGTTATTGCACGTCTCAAAAAGGGTGCGGTTGCCGGTGGCATCGCGCTGGCCGCGACTGTCGCATTCGCCGCACCGGCTCACGCCTGGTGGGAGGCCGATTACAGCTACCGCACCAGGATCAATCTCAACGTCGATGCGGCCGGCATCACTGGCGAAGTCACGCGCGCGCCGGTGCTGGTCCGCCTGCACTCGGGCAATTTCAGCTTCAAGGATGTGAAGGCCGACGGTTCCGACCTGCGCTTTGTGGCTGGCGACGATCGCACGCCGCTCAAGTTCCACATCGAGCGCTGGTCGCCGCAGGACGAACAGGCGCTGGTCTGGGTTGATGTCCAGGGCCTTCAGCCGGGTCAGACCTCTGCGATCTATGCCTATTACGGCAATGAAAGCGCCGCGGCTGCGCAGGATGCAGCCGGCACGTTCAGCACAGACTATCGCCTTGTCTATCATTTCGACAACGAGGGAGCCCCTCGGGACGCCACCGCCAATGACGCCCACGCCACTGGCGGAGAAGCGCGGAACGCGGGCGGCCTGATCGGATCGAGCCTCATTCTCGATGGCGCGAGCCCGGTGACGCTGCCTGCGTCCGCCTTCGCTTCCGGTCCGCTTTCCATCAGTTTCTGGGTGAAGCCTTCGGGCGATGGCGCGATCTTCAGCCTGCCCGGTGCCGTGAGCCTCGTCGCAGAAGGCGGCCAGCTGTTCATCGACGCCAATGGGACGCGCAGCAATGGCGGCGCTCTGGCGGCCGATAGCTGGGCCAATGTCGCGCTGGTGAACGACGGCGCCAAATCGACCCTCTACATCAATGGCCAGCCTGCGGGCGAACTGGCGGGCGCGCTCCCGGCAGCGACCGGCGCCGCCGTCATCGGTCAGGGCTTCACCGGTGAGATCGACGAATTCCGCGTCGCCGGCGTCGCTCTGCCGCAGAGCCTGTTCCAGCTCGCCGCCGCCAGCGAAGGCCAGGCCTCGCGGCTGGTGACGACCGATACGCCCCAGCAGGTCGAGACCGGCGGTGGCCACAACCATTTCGGCATTCTCTTCTCGGCTCTGACGCTCGACGCATGGATCGTGATCATCATCTGCGCCTTCATGCTCGCGATCGCCATTGCGATCATGATCACCAAGGGCTTGCTGATCAGCCGCGTCCGCAGCGCAAACGAGGCCTTTATTGGCGCCTATAGCCAGATCTCGCGGCGTGCAGGCGATCATGATGGCCTCCCGGCGTTCGATCCGGGCAATGCCGCCGCCGACTCCACGCTTGGCCGTCTCTACAATATCGGGCGCCGTGAGCTCACCGAGCGCCTGCGTGAAGGCAAGGCCACCGGCAGCCGCTTTGCGATCCGTGCCCAGTCGATCGCGGCGATCCGATCCGCCCTCGACGCCGGACGCGTCCGCGAAAGCCAGAAGCTCAACTCGAAGCTGGTGCTGCTGACCATCGCCATCTCGGGCGGCCCCTTCATCGGCCTGCTCGGCACGGTGCTGGGCGTCATGATCACCTTCGCGAGCGTTGCCGCTGCCGGTGAGGTCAACATCAACGCCATCGCGCCGGGTATCGCCGCCGCGCTGCTCGCGACCGTCGCGGGCCTTGCCGTCGCGATCCCGGCCCTGTTCGGCTACAACTATCTGCTTAGCCGGATCGAAGAGCTCACCGCCGACCACGACATCTTCGTGGACGAGCTGGAGAAGCGCATCGCCGAGACCTGGCAGGATGTCGGTCCCGCAGGCGGGCCCGCTGGGCAGGATACGCCCGCTCCCGGACCCGTCCCCGCCAAAGCGGCTTGA